A genomic window from Montipora capricornis isolate CH-2021 chromosome 8, ASM3666992v2, whole genome shotgun sequence includes:
- the LOC138060776 gene encoding uncharacterized protein has translation MKRSGEWWFDRMNDVGDSADPSTNNDMISLAFWTVSGREFKITRSDDTQHRALLRTTGDCLHGQTFRANITSYGDFTNGKSWKIRANEDGCRGSCNVLYAGSYKKTTGFQQANCSEQIQSSNKISFWCGIGSRGSVLMIGGGGDACGSGDHGIGITANSPSFKDGDDNKKYDYGDDVDSSHENGYALNLWIQ, from the coding sequence ATGAAAAGGAGCGGAGAATGGTGGTTTGACAGAATGAATGACGTGGGAGATTCAGCAGACCCATCGACAAACAATGATATGATCTCGTTGGCATTCTGGACGGTCAGCGGTAGGGAATTCAAGATCACACGCAGTGATGACACTCAGCACAGGGCTCTGTTGCGAACAACGGGTGACTGTCTGCACGGACAGACATTCAGAGCAAACATTACAAGTTATGGCGACTTCACCAATGGGAAAAGCTGGAAAATTCGAGCCAACGAAGACGGATGCAGAGGAAGTTGTAATGTTCTGTATGCCGGAAGTTATAAAAAAACCACCGGTTTCCAACAAGCAAATTGCAGCGAGCAGATTCAAAGCTCCAATAAGATCAGCTTCTGGTGTGGGATTGGATCGAGGGGGTCCGTGCTGATGATTGGTGGAGGAGGAGATGCTTGCGGATCAGGAGATCACGGGATTGGAATAACAGCAAACAGTCCTTCCTTCAAAGATGGCGATGACAACAAGAAATATGACTATGGCGACGATGTCGACTCCTCACACGAAAACGGGTATGCGTTAAACCTGTGGATTCAATAG
- the LOC138060491 gene encoding SCY1-like protein 2: protein MDLNKVTTYSAAMFDRIKSAAKNATVTAVSATVSAVGAVSSLVGNPLTKDFEVGKQVASFGPNLAWKIYEGKKRTTGQEVSLVVLEKRLLDKVDKRDREIIIETMKKGPVQLTRLRHPRLLVVQHPLEESKDCLAFATEPIFASLANLLGKQANMPSPLPTELKTFELYDVERVYGLYQLVEGLTFLHNDAKILQASLAPEMVVITKNGQWKIAGLFFSSTPVVIDGQSTYNAGQWEPHLWPWAQPDLNFAAPEYILSRSCDVSSDMFSLGVLIYSIYNKGRPPFDCDSNMSAFKRRVGQGHMSRKSVTALGNVPKEVQEHVRNLLSITPTLRPDVHMMSKISFFENVAAMTLQYLDSLVQRDEMAKSQFFRGLYKVMSKLPKRVVLQRVLPQLCAEFSNHHMIPFVLPNVLLIAEDCTTPEFIELILPELKPVFKVQEPIQVVIIFLQKMDILLAKTPKDDVRDHVLPMVCKALETPSEQLQEMVLSIIPSFSNMIDYSAMKNSVIPRIKNLCLQTTSLTIRVNALVCLGKMLEHLDKYVVLDDIIPLMHQVPSREPPTLMAILGIFKQTMLHKKLGMDKDYLATKAIPFLFPLAVEPGLNLSQFGQYMKLINEMVRRVETEHRTKLEQLNKMQEQTKSSLKFAQEVQEAKAMDDLMGKIDKLMTGSPEVDTTAKDKSSGSSPITSSEGATSSAEFNKMFGLPEKSSQSKGASLNGNLLGVDEFTLLQPSKENRDVQKPPAPKTLQPSSSFPSSSGCQAPSSFSLSGTSSFGSSMGMTSSPSYGMVGLNSGNTGIGTGMTGQAGMPRMNSGFTGLSMAGMNSSGMTGASSLHSGSFGMSSANSTSRFSATVSSGGSQAKTTNGSTALDSLFAPELEHLQGKNKPSMNAMQTHQGAVNPGVMGQRPLPPQHYGGGMMTTSSGMFPMQQQPLIGGLGSQPFQYQAPTSQPSTNSRNELQDLFG from the exons ATGGATCTAAACAAGGTTACCACTTACTCTGCTGCGATGTTTGATCGCATCAAAAGCGCAGCAAAGAATGCGACTGTTACTGCTGTTTCCGCCACTGTAAGCGCCGTGGGAGCTGTTAGTTCTTTGGTCGGAAACCCTTTGACCAAAGACTTTGAAGTTGGCAAGCAAGTGGCTAGTTTTGGGCCGAATTTAGCATGGAAAATATACGAAGGAAAAAAGCGAACTACTGGCCAG GAAGTGTCATTGGTTGTTCTTGAAAAGAGACTTTTGGATAAAGTAGACAAGCGTGACAGAGAAATAATAATTGAGACCATGAAAAAAGGCCCAGTCCAGTTAACAAGGCTAAGACATCCACGACTGTTAGTTGTTCAGCATCCACTGGAAGAATCCAA GGACTGCTTAGCCTTTGCTACAGAACCAATATTTGCAAGTCTTGCTAATCTTTTAGGGAAGCAAGCAAATATGCCATCTCCTTTGCCTACTGAACTAAAG ACATTTGAACTGTATGACGTTGAAAGAGTCTATGGACTTTATCAG CTGGTGGAGGGGTTAACATTTCTCCACAATGATGCAAAGATTCTTCAAGCAAGTCTTGCCCCTGAGATGGTTGTAATCACTAAGAACGGGCAATGGAAGATTGCTGGCCTGTTCTTTAGTTCTACACCAGTTGTAATTGATGGACAG TCCACATACAACGCAGGCCAGTGGGAACCCCACCTGTGGCCGTGGGCACAGCCAGACCTCAACTTTGCAGCACCAGAGTACATTCTTTCCAGATCATGTGATGTGTCCAGTGATATGTTCTCTCTTGGGGTGCTAATTTATTCAATATATAATAAAGGAAGGCCTCCGTTTGATTGTGATAGCAACATGTCTGCATTCAAGAGAAGGGTTGGGCAgggacat ATGTCCAGGAAGAGTGTAACAGCCCTTGGCAATGTTCCAAAAGAAGTTCAGGAACATGTTAGGAACTTACTGAGCATTACACCAACGCTTAGACCAGATGTGCATATGATGTCCAAG ATCTCATTCTTTGAGAACGTTGCAGCCATGACTTTGCAATATCTGGACTCGTTAGTGCAGCGGGATGAAATGGCAAAGTCGCAATTCTTTAGAGGACTTTATAAAGTCATGTCAAAACTACCAAAG AGAGTAGTTCTACAGAGAGTTTTGCCACAGCTGTGTGCAGAATTCAGCAACCATCACATGATTCCATTTGTGCTGCCTAATGTACTTCTAATCGCTGAAGACTGCACTACACCAGAGTTTATCGAGCTAATTCTCCCGGAGCTGAAGCCAGTTTTTAAGGTGCAAGAACCTATCCAGGTTGTAATCATCTTCCTTCAAAAGATGGACATACTTTTGGCCAAAACACCGAAAGATGATGTGAGAGACCACGTGCTACCCATGGTATGTAAAGCACTGGAAACTCCATCTGAGCAACTTCAG GAAATGGTGTTAAGCATCATTCCATCATTTTCAAACATGATTGACTATTCGGCCATGAAGAACTCTGTCATTCCACGCATCAAGAACCTTTGCCTTCAGACCACTTCTTTGACT ATTCGTGTTAATGCACTGGTTTGCCTGGGTAAGATGTTAGAACACTTGGACAAGTACGTTGTGCTGGATGACATCATTCCCTTGATGCATCAGGTCCCATCCAGGGAACCTCCTACGCTAATGGCCATCTTGG GGATTTTCAAGCAAACGATGTTACACAAAAAACTTGGTATGGATAAAGATTATTTGGCAACAAAAGCCATCCCGTTCCTTTTTCCTCTTGCTGTCGAGCCTGGTCTTAATCTTTCACAG TTTGGTCAGTACATGAAACTTATTAATGAGATGGTGCGACGTGTGGAAACTGAACATCGTACAAAACTTGAACAACTAAACAAGATGCAGGAGCAGACCAAGTCATCACTGAAGTTTGCTCAGGAGGTACAAGAAGCTAAAGCTATGGATGATTTGATGGGCAAAATTGACAAACTTATGACTGGTAGCCCTGAGGTGGACACTACAG CCAAGGACAAAAGTAGCGGTTCCTCACCAATAACGAGTTCTGAAGGTGCAACTAGCTCAGCAGAG TTCAACAAAATGTTTGGACTACCCGAAAAATCTTCACAGTCAAAAGGCGCATCTCTAAATGGCAATCTGTTAGGTGTAGACGAGTTTACATTGTTGCAGCCTTCCAAAGAGAATCGTGATGTACAAAAG cccCCCGCACCAAAGACCCTACAGCCAAGCTCATCGTTCCCTTCATCCTCTGGTTGCCAAGCtccttcttccttttctttgtctGGTACCTCAAGTTTTGGCTCCTCCATGGGTATGACCTCCTCACCCAGCTATGGAATGGTAGGATTGAACTCTGGAAATACAGGAATCGGAACTGGAATGACTGGGCAGGCAGGAATGCCGAGAATGAATTCCGGTTTCACGGGATTGTCGATGGCTGGTATGAACTCCAGCGGCATGACAGGAGCATCAAGTTTACATTCGGGATCATTTGGAATGAGTTCAGCTAATTCCACATCAAGGTTTTCAGCCACAGTAAGCTCTGGTGGTAGTCAAGCAAAAACCACAAATGGGTCGACGGCGCTTGACTCGTTATTTGCCCCAGAATTAGAACATTTGCAAGGTAAAAACAAACCATCAATGAACGCCATGCAAACTCATCAAGGCGCAGTCAATCCAG GTGTCATGGGACAAAGACCCTTGCCCCCACAGCATTACGGCGGGGGCATGATGACGACTTCATCCGGGATGTTTCCAATGCAGCAACAGCCGCTAATTGGTGGACTGGGCAGCCAGCCATTTCAGTATCAGGCTCCCACGAGTCAACCGTCCACAAACAGTAGAAATGAGCTCCAAGATCTTTTTGGTTAA